CTACTTTCAAGCAGTTCCAGGTAATTATCGAATCCCACAAATTCGCCGCCCACCGATTGGCTCATAAAGGAATAATACATACCCATGGCAAACGGGATAAGATAAAAGAGTGTAAATCCGATACCGCTTGGCACGAGAAAAAACATGGCCGCCGAAGCATCCTGACGGAGCCATTTTTTCATGATTGACTGATCCTTCCTTTCTCAGTAAAGTTTAAACCTCCATCCTGGCCTGTTACGCTTCCCAATGCATTTAGAATAGATGAGATTGCTTAAGAAAAAAGTGGGGAAATATTAAAAATACCTAAAATATTGAAGTGACTAGGCGATTTCGTTACAAACAAAAAGTGGTACAACAAAAAGCACCTGAAAGTATCAGGTGCTTTTTTCGTGTACTTCAAAGTACTGTTGATTATCAAGCCCGTTAGTTGAAAAAAACAGCCGATCACGTTGGTCAGCTGCTTTGTTAATTTTCTTGAGCTGTCATTTCCCGTTAGTTCAATATTTCATTTTCCCGATTTGGCTACCTCAATCATATCCTTCTTGCACAATTGGGTGCTTTCCTTCTCACGTGCTTCCATTCCGCTAAATTTAATAATTTCGCCAATTGTCCTTGTAGTTATGTTATTACGGTTATCAATATCTATTTTTCCTTTATACCCGAAGCGTGTATTGTGTTATTGGAAGTCCCTGGCTTCCTGAATCATCTCTTACATGATCTTTTTCATTAGTAAAGTACATAGAAATCTTTCAACACCAGTAGCTCTTTCAGTATGAAATAGACGGAAGCGTAAGGGATTATTATCAGGATGGCGTTAATCGCAGATAACAGATCGGAGACGATAATCACTCCGCGCTTCTCTCCGGCAAGCTCGAACAGTCGTACCATCCTGTTTTATTGGACAAAACCTTTGCCAGCTCGATTCGTGATCAAATCAACGATTCGTTCCATTGCTTTCTTCGCTTCCGGTAACGGAAACAAAGTGAAGATATGTATCATCTTCGGATATTCGTAGTAATCGATTGTGACGCCTTCCTTCCGGGCTTTGTTTCTGAGCTTCCGTGCGTCTGCGGCCATGAGGTCATGAGTGCCGAAGAACAGGGAAACTTTGCCCAACCCTCGTAGGTTACCGTTAATCGGACTTAATCGATAGTCATTCAGGTCCGTATCGCCGGCATACAATTTTCCGACATAGGCGATCCGAGGAGGGGGTCTTTTTTCTCGAATGCCGGGATATCCGGATTAGACAACGTGATGTCTAGCCAAGGCGAGATAAGAATGATCCGACTCGGCTGGGGCATTGCTTTTTCCTTCAGTAATTGAGCGAGCCCTAACGCAAACCCGCCTCCTGCCGATTCTCCCATCAATACGATGTGCTGCGATGAAGTTTTCTTCAACAGCTGTTCATAAACGAAGAGCACCTGTTCATAGGATTCATGATGCTGATGATGAGGTGCTTTAGGGTAGACGGGTACGATAACTTGATAACCGGTCATATCCGCTATTTTTCTAACAAATTTCCAGTTCATAGGCAGCGGCCGGTTAATATGCCCTCCACCTAACAAATAAATGATATATTTATGTCCTGCATGCTGATTGCCGCTTAGAACGTAGCAATCTTTCCCATAAGAGGGATCCATCACAATATCCCATTTCTGTTTGAGTTCTTCAGGCAACCTATAAGGTTCCGCATTCGCTATTCGTTTTTGATCAAGAAATTTCGCAAACCTCGCTTTGTCTGCAAAATTCTGTTTTCTACCGCTCATGTGCAGCATGGTTTCGATAAGCTTGCTTCGGATGCTTTGCTTCACTTCCATCAACCTCCTCAGTGGATTTCACGATGCAATATGCAATCGATACTACATGCTCAATATGAACAGAACATGAAGCGAATGGGAAAAAGTGGTGGATCAGCAAGCAAAAAAGAGATGAACGGAATCGTCCACCTCTTAACCACACGAATAATTGAATTACGCGGCGATACGGCCTGTAAAATGACGGCCACCTTCATTCCTTTTTCTGCTGCGCTGTCAATCTCGACCGAACCGTTGTATAATTCAACCACACGTTTAACGATCGCAAGTCCGAGCCCGCTTCCGCCCGCTGCGCGGTATTACTGCCCGTTAGCTTAATAAATTGCATGGAAACTTAGTTAGATATCTATCTAATCGGTAATCGGCTCATGTTCTTGTCCGTCGACTCGGGACAAGGACTTGTACCGATAAAACGAAAAAGCCGCTTAAACAGCGACTTTCATTGGGAAGATGTTCTTGTCCTTTTCGGCAATAGTACAATGTTCTTCTTACTCTCTAACGGAAAGACAGGCCGTAAGTACGGCCCTGTAAGTGCTTTAACACTTCCCGACATCACTCTTCACGATATATCACACGGCTTGCAGCAGTGACTATGATTGAATAAGCCAATCTGTCTCTAACGCATTCCAGTTTGGCGTAGGCACTTCCGACCTTGCCCTCCATTCGGCAAAGCCCTCATTCAAGGCTGCGAGCTCAACTGCTGTCCCATCAATCAACCCGCTAACCGGAAGCATGAAGAAAATCTTCAACGCCCAGCGGATTAAGTTTGGATAGCCGGTAATCCAAGACGCCTGCTTCGCAGGGGTTAACGGGTACCCCATTGATTCAAGTACACGGAAGCCCTCTCCCATCGCCGCCACTAACTGACGCATTCGCCTATCGTCACGGACAACCTGTTTCATCTGGAAGCTGTGGAACAGAATGACCATGTTCATAGGCACGACCAGCACCATGTGGTTTTTTAGCCAGGCATCGATCTGATCATGGTAACTGAGCTTGTACTTGGTTGGCATGAATGCCTGCTCCAGCAGGGAGCGAAACGGTACGGGCCCGTCCAGACCCCCGATGACCATCTCCCCATGGCCGCCACGAATGCATATGACTCGTCCGTCGGTACGTGTACCTGCGGTAGCTTGGAATCCAAAAGCGACCTGTTTAGGCGACTGTCCATGTTTACTCAAATAGTCCTGCATGGCGTAGGTATTCATATTGTTGCCGACCAATACGATATGACGGCTAACGTTGTCTGCGAGGATCGGTAGCACATCCCCGAAATCCGAATATTTCATCATGACGAAGATCAAGTCATACGCGTCACCTGACTCTAGTCTACGAATTACACGAACCCGATCAACAGTTGTCTTGCGCTGAAGGTAATGCCGAATGACCAGTCCCTCCTTTTCCAGTTCCTCCGCTCGCTTTCCTCTTGCCAACACAGTCACGTCATGACCGCCCGCTACTAGGACATGTGCCAGATAGCTTCCCTGCACACCTGCACCGTACACAAGTATATTCAATATTATCCCTCCTTATATAATTAACAGTTGTTGAATATATAACATCTGTGGATTACAATCAAGATATCATTGGAACGGATGCAGGTGCAATGGCTAATTGCTTTCGTTTCTGTTGAGAAATGAACAACGAATGCTGGATGTGTTCAGGAAAGAGGGGAAAACCATGGATCGGCGCATCGTGAGATCAAGACAAATGATTATGCAAGCGTTCATTGGGCTGTTGGGAGAACAGGAATTTGAGAGGATCACCATTCAAGGTATAGCGGATCGGGCCAATGTCAATCGCGGAACGATCTATTTGCATTTTACAGACAAATATGACCTGCTGGAACAGAGCGTGGAAACGTATCTGATGATGCTTGCTGACAGTTGTGTGCCGGAGGATGGGCCAACCAATGAACTGTCCCGGGACCTGCTGATTCGTGCGTTCACGTATCTGAAAGAGCATGCAGAAATCTATGGCGTTTTGATTACCAATAAAGGTATTCCGACGTTCAGACACCGTATGACACAGATGATTGAAGCGAATATCACCTTGGTGGTAAACCAAATGAAGCTAGAAACCGGTATCCACAAGGATGTATTGGCGCAATTCTTATCCGTTTCCATTACGGGGTTGATTGAGTGGTGGGTCGTCCAATCTATGCCATATACGCCAGAAGAGATGGTTGAACAGATGGCTAGAATTTTGGAAGCAAGGCTGCAGCTATGGTAAACGAATTAAATTTGAAGTGTGATACCTGCATAAAAGTTTCTTGTCCTTTTCGGCAATCAAGTTCTTGTCCTTGACTCGGGACAAGAACTTGTACCGATAAAACAAAATAGTCGCTAAAACACAAAAGAAGCCGCCAAATTAGCGACTTCCAATGGAACGATATGCCATTGTAAGCTCCCTTTCTGTTTCCCTCCGCCCGCATTATCCTCCACAATGATCATTTTTTTTCGCCGTAATTGCTTCCTGTCGTGATTTTCACATCCGTAAAATTTTCAACGCTCTTGCCCTTCTGATAAAAATAGGGAACGTTCTGTTGAGCACCCTCTTGCGTATAGAAGGGATCGTCCTTGCGCAGCGGGAGTTGGACATTCTCACCCATGCTTGCCGATTTGTATATGCCCATGATCATCTCTAATGTGCTGCGGCCGCTTTCTCCGTCGATGAGTAATGGCTTTCCATGCTCGATCGCGCTCAGCACATTGTCGATCTGACCGGCATGGCCTTCATACGGCAAATCCGGCAATTCGTCATAGTATTTCCGGATTTTTTCTTCCAGTTCCAAATCGCGTTCAGGGAATCCGTTCGGCAAGGAAGTGGAAGCCGTTACCCGCCATGGTGCAGAAATTCGTGCAAACTGTCCTTGGAACACGTATTGCTGCTCTTCGCCGTGATGGATGACCGAGCTGGTAAGTTGCCCCAAGGCTCCATTCGGATATTTCATCATCGCGATGGATAAATCCTCAACCTCGGCATTGTCATGCGCGACGTTACCCATGTAAGCTTGTACGTGGCAAGGACGACCAAGCATCCACAGCAAACCATCAATATGATGAACGGCATGATTAAGCGTGGGGCCTCCCCCTCTTTCTCCCAAGTACCGCGCCACCATAAGTCGTAATAACAATGGCCCCGCCACCAGAAAGAATCCACTTGGGCATGCAGAATGTTGCCCGCCATGCCGCTATCCAACACTTGCTTCAGCTTCATAATCGGGTTTCTGAATCGATTCTGGGCGATCACGGACAACAACTTACCGCTATTCTGTGCCGCTTCGATCATATCGTCACATTCTTTAAGTGACGCTGCCATAGGCTTTTCTACAACGACATGGCTTCCTGCGTTCAGGAAATCGATCGTAACCTGCGCATGAACATACGGAGGTATACAGACGGAAACGAGATCGATACTGTCTTGAAGCAGCTCCTTATAATCGTGTACGATTTTAGCGTCCAGTCCGTACTGCTTCCGCCTCGCTTCCGCCTTCTCGGGGTAGAGCTCGCATAAAGCAACAATTTTACAGCGGTCCTTGAACTGCAAGTATGCTTCGATATGACTGGACGAAATTGCCCCCGAACCTATAATCGCTACCTTTAACATACGTAATTTTCGCCTCCTAACTTTACTTCTCATAATAAAATTGTATCCGGTGCAGCCTTGTAAATGTGTTTTGCTATGGGGGAAAAATAACGCTAAATTGCGGTTTGTATGGTATATTCAATGCAAGTACGAAGACGAGGAAGAAGGAGGCAAGCAAATTGTCGTTTGTTGCAAGCAACTACAGTATCTCTCCCTTGTACTTTGCCTATAGACGTAAAAGCGAAAATTACGAGCATAAAGAGACCTTTCATTCCCATCTTGGCCTTGAAGTGTTGTTCATTCATCAAGGAAGAGGAACTATGATCGTAAATAACAGCAGCTATGAGATTAAGCCGGGGATGATTTGTATATTTCAGCCCTGTCAACTCCACCACCTAAAGCTTGAATACGACGATCATCAGTGTTTCGAACGATCCATTGCGATTTTTGAACCGACCGTGTACGAGGCATATTTTAAACAATGGCCCGCACTCCACGAATTTTACAATTTTATATATTTGGGCAATCTCCCTTTCCCCTGCCTTTATGAAGTCGAGGACCCTTACCTGGACGTTGCGTACAAGAGCATGAACGATCGATTCCCGACGCTGTCCGACTCGGAAAAATATGAAGAAATTTCGCTGTTTCTTGTCGCACTTTTTCGCTCCTTGAAACCAATCTGGGATAAGCGGAAAGCAAGGAGTTCAACTTACCAAACCCGTAAAAATCATCGGGTGGAGCACATCTTAACCTGGATTGAAGCGAATTATACGATTCCTTTCCGATTGGACGATATGGCGAAGTCGCTGCATCTATCTCCCTACCATTTGTCACATCTCTTTAAAGAAGCGACAGGGATCAGCATCACGGAATACATAGCAGCCCGAAGGATTCATCAATCCATACAACTCTTAGCGACCACAAAAAAACCGATCTCACTTATTGCGGAGGAGATCGGATTAACGAATAGCTCTTATTTTTGCAAATTTTTTAAGTCACAAATGGGAATCACACCGCATCAATATCGAAAGAAATGGACGACTACTTAAATCATGAGGTTCCATTAAACGAAGAACTCCTGGGCATTCCAAGACCTAAATCCAACCTGCCCAGCACCCGATAGCTGAGAAAGACAATTGACTACATATGTCCTTATTATGTTTATCTCCTCTTTCCTGCCCGTTAGCTTAATGAAATAGCTGCAGAATTTTAATTAGATATGTATTCATCGGTAAACGGATTAAGTTCGTGTCCCTTTCGGCAATCGGTACAAGTTCTTGTGCGCTTCATTGCTGTAACTCTCCTCTCCATAGTAAATAAGTGATTGTAACATAAAAACCATATAAGGAATTCTATAATTCTATTGTGTAACCCTTCCTGCTAGTTGAACAAAAAGCAGCTGATTATGGGAAAACACCGCTTATCATCTCAAATAGAAAACAATGCCTGAAATATGAGAGAGCCGATAACCGCGTAATAGGGTTATCGGCTCTGTATCTGTACGGCTAGCTCTTTGACATGCGTTTATCAGCAACCTCTCGGTTATGTCACTTGTTGCTGGTCTTCTTGACCAAGTCCACGCCATCGTATGCCAGACTTTCCACACTTGCAGCCTTCTGCAGTATGTATTGATCAAAAAAGTTCTTCGTATAGTCTGTAACAAGATTTCGCATCTCCATAGCATCCCGTTCGCCTCTGAGTTCCTCATTAACACTAGTAAACACGATGTCGCAGTAATCTAAATGCGCAACACGATCAACAGAGAAATAATAGGTTTGCATGCTATTGTTAGCGCCAATTATCGCATTCATGTTATAGTTAGGTTCACAATAAAGCAGCAAGAAGGGTTTATTAAGGTCGCTGCCCTGAAGGCCGAACGCAGCGCTATCCAGGCCAATCCCGCAGGCAAACCGGTCGTCGTCCCGACAAACAATCGCCGTCGTAGGCCCTCCATAAGAATGTCCGACTATGCCCATGCCGATGTCAAGCAACAATCTGCCCTTGAAGATGGAATTCAGCTCTCCAGAGTCCATTTTGTAAAGATAATCGGCTACATACCTTACATCCTCTGCCTGTAATTCACTATACT
This Paenibacillus sp. JZ16 DNA region includes the following protein-coding sequences:
- a CDS encoding ketopantoate reductase family protein; protein product: MNILVYGAGVQGSYLAHVLVAGGHDVTVLARGKRAEELEKEGLVIRHYLQRKTTVDRVRVIRRLESGDAYDLIFVMMKYSDFGDVLPILADNVSRHIVLVGNNMNTYAMQDYLSKHGQSPKQVAFGFQATAGTRTDGRVICIRGGHGEMVIGGLDGPVPFRSLLEQAFMPTKYKLSYHDQIDAWLKNHMVLVVPMNMVILFHSFQMKQVVRDDRRMRQLVAAMGEGFRVLESMGYPLTPAKQASWITGYPNLIRWALKIFFMLPVSGLIDGTAVELAALNEGFAEWRARSEVPTPNWNALETDWLIQS
- a CDS encoding TetR/AcrR family transcriptional regulator is translated as MDRRIVRSRQMIMQAFIGLLGEQEFERITIQGIADRANVNRGTIYLHFTDKYDLLEQSVETYLMMLADSCVPEDGPTNELSRDLLIRAFTYLKEHAEIYGVLITNKGIPTFRHRMTQMIEANITLVVNQMKLETGIHKDVLAQFLSVSITGLIEWWVVQSMPYTPEEMVEQMARILEARLQLW
- a CDS encoding AraC family transcriptional regulator — protein: MSFVASNYSISPLYFAYRRKSENYEHKETFHSHLGLEVLFIHQGRGTMIVNNSSYEIKPGMICIFQPCQLHHLKLEYDDHQCFERSIAIFEPTVYEAYFKQWPALHEFYNFIYLGNLPFPCLYEVEDPYLDVAYKSMNDRFPTLSDSEKYEEISLFLVALFRSLKPIWDKRKARSSTYQTRKNHRVEHILTWIEANYTIPFRLDDMAKSLHLSPYHLSHLFKEATGISITEYIAARRIHQSIQLLATTKKPISLIAEEIGLTNSSYFCKFFKSQMGITPHQYRKKWTTT